TAAACCTAAAAATCAAAATGAAGTTTTTAGATTTGATAAGTACAGACAGTATAAATAATACAGGTGATTATATGAAAAAAACCAACGCCATGCGTATTTTAGACGGGGAAGGCGTAAGCTATAAGGTATATGAATATGAAGCAAAGGATGGCCATATAGACGGGATATCCGTAAGCGAAAAAATCGGAAAGCCAAAGGAAATGGTATATAAAACCCTTATAACAGAAGGGGCAAGCAAAGAAAATTACTGCTTTATAATTCCATGCCATAAGGAGCTTGACTTAAAGAAGGCCGCAAAGGCCGCAAAGGAAAAGTCCATGGCTATGATAAAGGTTTCCGATATTAATAAAATCACAGGCTACATCAGGGGAGGGTGTTCTCCCGTGGGCCTTAAAAAGCCCCTTAAGACATTTATCGACCAGGCCGTTTCTGAAATTAGCTTAATTGTAGTAAGCCCCGGAAAAATAGGGTTGCAGATGGAGCTTTCACCGGGGGAGCTTATCAGAGTGACGGGGGCTATAAAAGAGGATATCGTAGTATCGTAATATATAAAAGAACTTGGAGACAGAGCCATGAAAATAAATTTCAATTGTGATTTGGAATCTTTGGAAGGCGTAAAGTTTTATAAAAGAAAGACCATAGGAATCTATATAAAAGCCGATGGCACAGTTGAAATACGGGCGCCTTACGGCTGCTCTTTAAAGGCCATAGAGGATTTTGTGAATAAAAGAAAAAGATGGATAGAATTTCACAGCAGAAAAAGAAAAGCGGAATATGAAGAAGCAACGAATTTTTCCTTCAGCGAGGGAGAAAAAAT
This is a stretch of genomic DNA from Anaeropeptidivorans aminofermentans. It encodes these proteins:
- the ybaK gene encoding Cys-tRNA(Pro) deacylase, translated to MKKTNAMRILDGEGVSYKVYEYEAKDGHIDGISVSEKIGKPKEMVYKTLITEGASKENYCFIIPCHKELDLKKAAKAAKEKSMAMIKVSDINKITGYIRGGCSPVGLKKPLKTFIDQAVSEISLIVVSPGKIGLQMELSPGELIRVTGAIKEDIVVS